The genomic segment atttaaaggcaatactaccaaatactaattgagtgtatgtaaacttctgacccactgggaatgtgatgaaagaattaaaagctgaaataaatccttttctgtactattattctgacatttcacattcttaaaataaagtggtgatcctaactgacctaggatgaaatgtcaggaattgtgaaaaactgagtttaaatgtatttggctaaggtgtatgtaaacttctgacttcaactgtatcatcaatttttaagtaattaaaatGTAGCAACTGCAAATTGCCGTTTTAAACAAATTTGCACTTTGGTGCTCTGGCGTCGACAGCTTGATTAAAAATAGGTATTTTTCCAAACATTTTACCAAGTCTAAATCTGACATTGATTTGAATTTACAGAAAAATACAGTATGATCTACTACCATCTGCATTGGGACTCTTGAACTCCTCATGCTGAAACATAATGTCTCTGCTGGTGAATAGTGGTACTGTCATCATTTCTACTTCTGTGTAACCTACAGTCATATGCTCTTTGTTACTGTTGCTGTACGACTACAAATATAAGTCTGGCTGGATCATGACTGCTTGTTATTTAACTTGTCCATTGTTAGAAACAAATTTAGATGTCCTCAATAATCATGATCAACAAAATGGTTGTTGTTTGGTAGTCAGTCTATGGCAATGTTCTCTATAATACATgtccatttgagtcatttagcagacactcttatccagagaaacttacagTAGTGCGTGCATGCGTTtttatactggtcccccgtgggaatcaaacccacaaccctggcattgcaagtaccatgctctaccaagtgaaCCACATGGGGCTAATACAAAAAGCATTgtaacagtggtcaccaaccctggtACTGTTAACACTTTTGCTCAAGCCCTGCACTGTGTCATTCCTTCAACCATCTGTCAACTGACTTTAAAtggcaatggttaaaaaaaggaCTGTGAAATGACGCTGTGTGCCTACCATTGCTATCATGTAGGCCTATAGCAAGGGTGGACTCTGTTACACATGATACAAAGCAAGGacacatttaaactacatttgtGGTTCAAATGTATTACATGTGCTGATAAACAGTAAGTCATGTGGTAATACTATCATGTTGACTGTACTGTCATCTTGCAATTCTCTAAACTTAGCTTATCTTCTATATTTTTGTCACTGTTCAGTGCAGGCTTTTATGGTCATCTTGACATGCGGAGACATGTCTTGAAGGACATTAGTCCACATACAGCATAGTACATACTTTACAGCTTACTGCACTTTATATAACAGTGGCCTTATGTGACTCTCACACTACCTTTTCTGGAAATCCGGAGGCATCTATCTTTGAACAGAGCCTAActgttagtattagtagtataatATCCAGGAACATTCTGTTATTTTATTTGGGGACATATGGGAAAGAGCTTTGCGTTACATGTGGGTTTTATTGAATTGAGCCCTAAGTCTACAGATGTAGGAGCTTAATTTGTGCTAGTTTgctacagaaggaaaataatcctgcagcaacaagaaatgtgaatcattatatggattataattcatggacaggtttttgtaggggttgatgcatttttcgttaggacaaatcaagtctgaaattttaaagtggaaatcgTAAACTTTAGAAGCTTTTTTTAACCTTGAATAgcctacaagtttgcatttcctgctgaggCAACAgaatagtgatcaaattaagatcgtaCATCTGTATGTAAGATAAGGCCTATATAAAGTTATTGAGCTGTATGTTGTCTAAATACCAGAGGCAGTGTGTCATCCATATCAGACTTTATCAGCCTATTGATCATGACTCACCTCTATACAgtggggtgccaggacaacaacctctccctcaatgtgagcaaaacaaaggagctgattgtgttCTATaggaaaggagggccgaacaggcccccattaacatcaacggggctgaagtggagctgattgagagtttcaagttccttggtgtccacatcaccaacaaactatcatggtccaaacacaccaagacagttgtgaagagggcatgacaacaccttttccccttcaggagaatgaaaatatttggtatgggtccccagatcctcaaaaagttctacagctgcaccatcaagcgcaggcctgggcaattccagtccttggGGGCCAGATTGGTGTCAGacttttcccccatccctagcaaacacacctgatttaaacgaattgcatttttaactgaagatcatgattagttgattattggagtcaggtgtgttagctggggctggggaaaaagtgtgacaccaatcaggcccccgaggattGGAGTTGCCCACGCCTggtcaagagcatcctgaccggttgcatcaccgcctggtatggcaactgctcggcatctaaccgtaaggcgctacagagggtagtgcgtacgacccagtacatcactggggccaagcttcctgacatccaggacctatatactaggcggtgtcagaggaaggcccaaaaaattgtcaaagactccagtcacccaagtcatagactgatctctctgctactgcatggcaagcggtaccggagcaccaagtctaagagcaaaaaggctccttaacagcttctacccccaagccataagactgctgaacaattaatcaaatggccacccgggcaattaatcaaatgaaccccccctttgtttttacactgttgttactcactgtttattatctatgcatagtcactttacagaTTAACCTGTACTCaggcacattgactcggtaccttagtatatagcctcgttattgagATGTAAtcatattgtgttactttttgatttgattttttttttttttactttagttaatttagtaaatattttcttaactctatttcatgaactgcattgttggttaagggctagtaagtaagcctgttgtattcggcgcatgtgacaaataacatttgatttgatttgacgtaTGTCTCTACCTTTTAGCAATGTGAGAGGAAAGAGACATTGCTATTGCACATTGCTCTCTGGCCAGGTAACCAGGCAAAGGAACCACAGAATAGAGGTCATTAATGTTATACTATGGATTATGGTGCACTCAGTGTCGGTGTGTGGTCAATGATCATCTTGGTTTGTCATTGAATTATACAATAAACTTTCTCTTGGATATAGTTCACATAATCTAGGACAGTGATAGTAAACTATACAGCAGGATGACTGTATCATATTGttttaaaaagtgttgaacaGGTTCATTGACCTCAATGACACCCAGCAAACACATGGACGCTTTTGTTTCTAGAAACAAGTATGTTTGATCCTATTATGTTCTATTTGCTACTGCTCTTAAATTTCCTGTAGCTTCTTTGTTTTCAAATGACCAATGGTATTATATATGCCTGTTATATAATTGGGTAAATACGTTGAATATTGCATTTGTAGAACCAAATACCTCATGCTGTCAACAGCTAGGAATGTTCTTGATTTATCTCACAGAATTCCATTATCACTAGGCCACTATCAGCAGTTTGTTTGTCTATATGTCATTgtggatgttgttgttgttgatgttgttgaacCTTCCCGCTGTCCACGTCTCTCATCCATTGACCATGAcagagaatgtgtgtgtatgtgtgtgtttatgtgtgcgtaTGTATAACAGAGAATGTCCAGTCATTCCACTCCATCTTGCCTGACCACAGTGACCAGTGGAAAACTCCACTGTGTCTGTCCCTACCTCCATTAGAGCATTAGTGATCCCAATGCCTTTCTCAGCTCTTATCTCCTACCCTGGGATAGCCTGGCAACAAGGCATCCCTcaactcctccctctccctccctcccagccagcCTAGACTGTTTACTCTTTCTGGGggttaacatttaacatttacaccGGAGCACCATAGCTGACTGCAGCATCAGAAATAGTAGACAGCAACTTCCCAAGTTACTTGGCACGTTGGCTGGCAAACCTTTGAAGTGAATTGAATTGTATTATGGGACCTCGGACAGCTGGTAAGGGCTACTTTTATTATGTGAGGCAAATATGTAAAATGTGTTGACTTTAGGTATACTGAAATTGTTTTAGGTTTACTTGCTATGGATAATATATTATTGAGTCTCTTGTTAAATCATAAACATTGGTGTTGAGTTCACCTTTATGAGTGTTGTGAATACAATGGTATCACAAGTAAATGTGGAACTGTTTTCACTTGTACTTGGGCTCTTACTAAGTATTTTTAAATGATcacatttatttgttattttggagagattgagaACAGTTTTATTGATGACAAATGATAGATCAGTCCAATTATATTCAACTATAAATTAGAAGAGATACAGAACATAGATGAAAGCATTATTGCATTGGTTTGACTGGGGGTGAATTCTACCTTTATTTTATGTGCCATCATAATGGTATGCTGGTGATTGTTATGTAGCTAAGTGCAGTATCCATAGCTACATGGATAGGCTGGTACATAAATATTAGCTTGTCAGGAAGTGTTATTTTGATATCAATCAGGTCAGGGAGTGTTGATACAGCACATTGTGTGGCTATATTTGATTAACAGCAGACGCTGAGTTCTTTCAAAACACTCAGATATGAAATGGGAGGCAAGGGggtatgtggtgtgtgtttgatgtgttctACTGTAGATACTACAGCACAGAAAGcgttctgaatgtgtgtgtgaaattTCAGAATGGATTACATGTCTTCCTTTTGTTATTAGTGCTTTTTCCTCTCAGTACACTTTGTCAATCACTCTCAATTATACAACATGTCTATGTTCTCTCCGTGCGATGGCTCTATATATTCTTCTTCTCCTATCAGTCACTCCATCCAAGGAAAGAAAGATGGTGTCTGGGGTGCATGATAACAGTCTTAGTAGTGGCAACAGGGGGTATTATAACAGACGCCCCACGCTTCCCACTACCTCACCTGTGCTGTCAAACCCCAAATCAGGTATGAGTCTCTTTGGTCTTCATCTAAAGCTGTATCACGTCCTCTCTACTGTACAGATTCAATATAAACACCACTGTTCATAATTACACTGAGAACCTGCTAATTATGTGTTTGCTCCATTGACAGTGCTGAAGAGACAAGTGAGTCCAGAGGAGCTGCAGAGACCAGGAGGCCCATACATAAAGAGGACGTTTACAGTATGTTACCACAGTGTTATCTCTTATGCCAAAAGCATGAAACTCAACCAAATATCATTCAAATCCATCACATTTTTCATGAGTACATTATATTTGTGATTTTACTGACTATTTTCTTTTTAAGTAATGTGATCAATCTATCTCCAGATTGTGGGTGATGCGGTGGGATGGGGATTTGTGGTCAGGGGGAGTAAGCCATGTCACATCCAGGCAGTGGACCCCAGTGGGCCTGCAGCAGCAGTAGGAGTGAAGGTGAGTACCATGGCATTGTGGGACATGTAGTGTAAAGAGCAGCTACAATGCCTCCAGGTTGATAGCTTTGTCAAATCAATATTGTTAGATGGGCACGCAATAAACGTCTTCCTCTGCTGTATGCAGCTCTCATAAATGATCTTCAGTACGTACAATACTTGACCAAAGTCTGTTTTCCAGGTGCGCCAGTTTGTGGTCTCTGTCAATGGTCTGAACGTCCTGTCTCTGGACTACAAGATGGTCAGGAACCTCATCCTCACTGGAAAACGAACCGTGGTCATGGAGATAATGGAGGAGTCTGATTGTTGAGGATGAGGTTGTATTGTATTCGGTTACAGTCAACTTAAGGCCTCAGTCACACATGGGCTCTTGGAGGCGGAAAGCTTAGAGTAAAAATGTGGACTGTATTGGCCCAAATAAATCCATAGAAACCTTATGACCTTGATATGGAGCCAAATGGACTTAGCTACATCATCGACCTGAGACGAGGGTCACAGAAACAGCGACCCCACAGAAACCTGATGAGCCCCACTGTGAAGACGTGTGTTTACATCATCAGTCCGAGACTGACCAGTGTTCCGTGGTTAACATGGTTCCAGCTTGTGCTTTTGTTCTCTTGAGGCGGTTTAGACTTTTGACCTGTGCGCCTACTCATTGCCATCCCTCTGCTGTTTGCTTTTCCATCCACTCCCTCCTATGCTCCAATGGAGGGTTCCTTCCTAGAAAGACAAGTATTTAGGGTGTTGTTGATAAGTGAGGAGGCACATATTGTAAACAACTCCATGCTTTCTGACATGGCAGAGGTGTTTTTAAATATAAGTTGTTTTGTTGAATTAGCTTGGCATTTTGCTTTGAATATGTTTGGCATTGATTTCTTAAGTTTGGTAACAGGAGCAATTTAAACATTGTATTTATATTGGCCTGAAAATAGCACAATACTGACAAAGTGCAGACCACATACTGTCTAGCAGCATAAAAAGGCTTGGATGTCATCTTGGTTTCTCAAATCAAATTAAAACAAATCTGATTTCATTGCAATGTTTTTGGAAACCCACAATACTGACAAAAGTTAAAATCATCAATCAGTAGTAGCCTATCAATATGTTAatccttttttatttttgaaaCAACAAATGAATGTATTATGTCAAAGTGAAATAGATAGGTTATAGCAGTGATATTGTGCATTTTGTAGAATACTTCAATTGTAATGCATGATCACATGGTCCAACATAAGGTATGAAGGACCAAAAGCACTAAAGGATGTGTACTTGTATATagccatatactgtatgtagcctgaCCCTATATATTTGCTATGATCAACTGATCTTTAGAAGGTATTAGTGCAGCCAGGCCAGCAAGGAGTATCTACAGTTGTGTTAGTGTTTGATCAGTGTGTAAATATTTCAATTAGCCAATGAATGAATAAAATAAAGTAAATCAATTCAAAATATTACCAAATGTGTATTTCaatgtatcaatgtttatgatatGATTCATCACTTGCAAATAATAGATTTTATAATCTTAAAAAAAAAGGAATCACATCAAATGAAGCAAATTATTTTGGCAACATCAAGATTATGGCTGGAATTTTTACTCTGCTTCAATCTAATGGCAATAAAGTAACAGCATGTATTGAACCATGACAGGTACTTTAAACTGCAATAAAAGAAGAAATTACCTTGAAGATCATGATCGACAGGATCACATTGGCATTCATAGATTAAGTGGACATAATATCTGGTCAAGGAGAGCATGGTGCTATAATATCGTAGATGGCATAATGAACTATAGAATAAGGAACAACATTCAACAATGTAAGCAGTGCCATAGATTATATATGGCTCTGACCAGCAGGTGGCAGTATGTACCAGATATACAACTCATATTCGCAAATTTGATCTCATTGAATGAATATCCAAATCTCTTTTACAGGCTTTTTAAGTACTTtaatatgtttttttgttttgtcatcaTGTTTGTTTGATGTCACATTTGCCACAATAATATTACAATCAATcgatcacatttatttataaagccctttttacatcagcttatgtcacaaagtgcttatacagaaacccaggctaaaaccccaaagaacaagcaatgcagatgtagaagctaggtggctagaaaaaactctGTAGAAAGGCcgtaacctaggaagaaacctagaggggaaccagcctctgaggggtggccagtcctcttctgactgtgcccagtggagattataagagtacatggccaataACACACTGCAAGCTTTTTCCCtgcattatatattttttcctgcATTATTATTAGGGCTGCTATCACTACAGAGTAATAGAGGGATACAAACATATCCAGCTTCTAGCCAGTTAGTGTAGGAAATGTAGGTTAAGATAACTCTCTTGAGGGCATTACAGGGGTTAAGGGTTTAAGTGCAGTAGCATGGAATGCTCTTTAGATGGGTCAGGGCAAGTGTCAAGGGCAGAAATTGTGAGCTATTTCAAACTCCATCTAGTGGGGGGCTCAGCATTATAAATGCACAATAGATTTTGTTAATATTATTCTTTATCACCTCTGTCATGACCATAACCTTGCTGTCATGGCTATGCCTTAAACATGGCGTTCCTAGCTACCCCTCTGTGCTTATAGAGAAACATTTGACATTGGGCCAACTGGGAAAGGTGTGTAGCCTAAGACTGCATGGGGTTACCCATGCTAACTGTACTGCATTCAGTCACAGCCATCCTTTAGTCAATGACGTGTTAACTGTCCATTGATGAATGAGCAGTAGTTTGATGTGAGATGGTCTAATCAAAAGAGCTATCCCGAAGTTACTCAAATAAGTcaaaaaaactatatttttcaACAGCAAGGGTAGAGCCTGTGTGTTTGGAACCAtttaataaaaacatgtattGTGTGAAACATTAAACTTGATTGgatattcattaaaaaaaatgtaggctGCACTGGAGTGCCATCCTACTCATAACACCAATGTGGCAAATTCGGGGGTAACCTGCCAGGGACTCTGACCATCAGTTCAACACCTTAACCATTATTCCAAGAGGTCCAAACCTCTTGAAGCAGTTGCTAGGTTGTACTAAGGTTGCTGCTATATGTTCAAAGGTAATAGTATCTTAACTTGGGTGCGTGCTATACGGATCCTTGGGACgcccctaccccattgaagttgacatttaaaaaggttaaggtaagggttaaggttagggctagggctaggtaag from the Salmo trutta chromosome 36, fSalTru1.1, whole genome shotgun sequence genome contains:
- the LOC115175882 gene encoding DEP domain-containing mTOR-interacting protein — its product is MGPRTAVTPSKERKMVSGVHDNSLSSGNRGYYNRRPTLPTTSPVLSNPKSVLKRQVSPEELQRPGGPYIKRTFTIVGDAVGWGFVVRGSKPCHIQAVDPSGPAAAVGVKVRQFVVSVNGLNVLSLDYKMVRNLILTGKRTVVMEIMEESDC